From one Streptomyces chromofuscus genomic stretch:
- a CDS encoding RluA family pseudouridine synthase, which translates to MSTIPEIRTLPVPDGLEGERVDAAISRMFGFSRTKAAELAAAGKVLVDGTTVGKSERVRGGAWLEVEMPQAAPPVQVVAEPVEGMEIVHDDEDVVVIVKPVGVAAHPSPGWTGPTVIGGLAAAGYRISTSGAAERQGIVHRLDVGTSGLMVVAKSERAYTSLKRQFKQRTVDKRYHTLVQGHPDPTSGTIDAPIGRHPNHDYKWAVTADGKPSVTHYDLIEAFRAASLLDVKLETGRTHQIRVHMAAHRHPCVGDLTYGADPTLAKRLRLTRQWLHAVRLGFEHPGDGEWVEFACDYPDDLQDALDKVREETYG; encoded by the coding sequence GTGAGCACGATTCCCGAGATCCGTACCCTGCCCGTGCCGGACGGCCTGGAGGGCGAGCGCGTCGACGCCGCCATCTCCCGCATGTTCGGCTTCTCCCGTACCAAGGCCGCGGAGCTCGCCGCGGCGGGCAAGGTGCTGGTCGACGGCACGACGGTCGGCAAGTCCGAGCGGGTGCGCGGCGGCGCCTGGCTGGAGGTCGAGATGCCGCAGGCGGCACCGCCGGTGCAGGTGGTGGCCGAGCCGGTCGAGGGCATGGAGATCGTGCACGACGACGAGGACGTGGTCGTCATCGTCAAGCCGGTCGGCGTGGCCGCGCACCCGAGTCCGGGATGGACCGGGCCGACGGTCATCGGCGGCCTGGCGGCGGCCGGGTACCGGATCTCCACCTCCGGCGCGGCCGAGCGGCAGGGCATCGTGCACCGCCTCGACGTCGGCACGTCGGGGCTGATGGTGGTCGCCAAGTCCGAGCGCGCGTACACCTCGCTCAAGCGGCAGTTCAAGCAGCGCACGGTCGACAAGCGCTACCACACCCTCGTCCAGGGCCACCCCGATCCCACCAGCGGCACCATCGACGCGCCCATCGGCCGCCACCCCAACCACGACTACAAGTGGGCGGTCACGGCCGACGGCAAGCCGTCCGTCACGCACTACGACCTGATCGAGGCCTTCCGCGCGGCCTCGCTGCTCGACGTGAAGCTGGAGACGGGCCGCACCCACCAGATCCGCGTCCACATGGCCGCCCACCGCCATCCCTGCGTCGGCGACCTGACATACGGCGCCGACCCCACGCTCGCCAAGCGGCTCCGGCTGACCCGGCAGTGGCTGCACGCGGTGCGGCTGGGCTTCGAGCATCCCGGGGACGGCGAGTGGGTGGAGTTCGCCTGTGACTACCCGGACGATCTGCAGGACGCGTTGGACAAGGTGCGTGAGGAGACCTACGGATGA
- the lspA gene encoding signal peptidase II: MAEAERIIGTPGTPEAARAGQERPGDDAVSQERSGAEAAQTPAGGSGGDEPAGEAAAGSSGTDGRDAEVGRPRGRRRIAVLFAVAGVAYALDLISKMIVVAKLEHHEPIEVIGDWLRFEAIRNAGAAFGFGEAFTVIFTVIAAVVIVVIARLARKLYSLPWAIALGLLLGGALGNLTDRVFRSPGVFKGAVVDFIAPKHFAVFNLADSAIVCGGILIVLLSFKGLDPDGTVHKD; encoded by the coding sequence GTGGCAGAGGCGGAGCGCATCATCGGTACGCCGGGCACCCCGGAGGCGGCGCGGGCCGGGCAGGAGCGGCCCGGCGACGACGCCGTGTCGCAGGAACGGTCCGGCGCCGAGGCGGCACAGACCCCGGCCGGCGGGTCCGGCGGCGACGAGCCGGCCGGCGAGGCGGCGGCCGGCTCGTCCGGCACCGACGGGCGGGACGCCGAGGTCGGACGGCCCCGGGGCAGGCGCCGGATCGCTGTACTGTTCGCGGTCGCCGGTGTCGCGTACGCCCTCGACCTGATCAGCAAGATGATCGTGGTGGCCAAGCTGGAGCACCACGAGCCGATCGAGGTCATCGGGGACTGGCTGCGCTTCGAGGCGATCCGCAACGCGGGCGCGGCCTTCGGCTTCGGCGAGGCCTTCACCGTGATCTTCACCGTGATCGCGGCGGTGGTGATCGTGGTGATCGCTCGGCTCGCCCGCAAGCTGTACAGCCTGCCGTGGGCGATCGCCCTCGGCCTGCTGCTCGGCGGTGCGCTCGGCAACCTCACCGACCGCGTCTTCCGCTCGCCCGGCGTCTTCAAGGGCGCGGTCGTCGACTTCATCGCGCCCAAGCACTTCGCGGTCTTCAACCTCGCCGACTCGGCCATCGTGTGCGGCGGCATCCTGATCGTGCTGCTGTCCTTCAAGGGTCTCGACCCCGACGGCACCGTGCACAAGGACTGA
- a CDS encoding DivIVA domain-containing protein: protein MPLTPEDVRNKQFTTVRLREGYDEDEVDAFLDEVEAELTRLLRENEDLRAKLAAATRAAAQNQQNMRKPPEGQDQPQGMPPQGMPQQGMPQQGMRGPGAPVPAGISGPPQQQMGGPMGGPPQLPSGAPQLPAGPGGQGPQGPGPMGQGPMGQGPMQGQMGPGPMGGPMGGPGMPGQGPGGDSAARVLSLAQQTADQAIAEARSEANKIVGEARSRAEGLERDARAKADALERDAQEKHRVAMGSLESARATLERKVEDLRGFEREYRTRLKSYLESQLRQLETQADDSLAPPRTPPTASLPPSPAPSMAPAGASAPSYGGGQTMGGAPSPAAPSYGGQQQMSPAMTQPMAPVRPQGPSPMGQAPSPMRGFLIDEDDN from the coding sequence ATGCCGTTGACCCCCGAGGACGTGCGGAACAAGCAGTTCACGACCGTCCGCCTCCGAGAAGGCTATGACGAGGACGAGGTCGATGCCTTCCTCGACGAGGTCGAAGCCGAGCTGACCCGCCTGCTCCGCGAGAACGAGGACCTGCGCGCCAAGCTGGCCGCGGCCACCCGCGCCGCCGCCCAGAACCAGCAGAACATGCGCAAGCCTCCGGAGGGGCAGGACCAGCCGCAGGGCATGCCGCCGCAGGGCATGCCGCAGCAGGGCATGCCGCAGCAGGGCATGCGGGGTCCCGGCGCTCCGGTGCCCGCCGGCATATCGGGCCCGCCGCAGCAGCAGATGGGTGGCCCCATGGGTGGCCCGCCCCAGCTGCCGAGCGGTGCGCCGCAGCTGCCCGCCGGTCCCGGCGGTCAGGGTCCGCAGGGTCCGGGCCCGATGGGTCAGGGTCCGATGGGCCAGGGGCCGATGCAGGGCCAGATGGGCCCGGGCCCCATGGGCGGTCCGATGGGTGGTCCCGGTATGCCCGGTCAGGGCCCCGGTGGCGACAGCGCGGCGCGTGTTCTGTCGCTGGCCCAGCAGACCGCCGACCAGGCGATCGCGGAGGCCCGTTCCGAGGCCAACAAGATCGTCGGCGAGGCCCGTTCGCGTGCCGAGGGCCTGGAGCGGGACGCCCGCGCCAAGGCCGACGCGCTGGAGCGGGACGCCCAGGAGAAGCACCGCGTCGCGATGGGCTCGCTGGAGTCCGCCCGCGCCACGCTGGAGCGCAAGGTCGAGGACCTGCGCGGCTTCGAGCGGGAGTACCGCACGCGCCTGAAGTCCTACCTGGAGTCGCAGCTGCGTCAGCTGGAGACCCAGGCGGACGACTCGCTCGCCCCGCCGCGCACCCCGCCGACCGCGTCCCTCCCGCCGTCCCCGGCGCCCTCCATGGCCCCGGCCGGCGCGAGCGCCCCGTCGTACGGCGGCGGCCAGACGATGGGCGGCGCCCCCTCGCCGGCCGCTCCGTCCTACGGCGGTCAGCAGCAGATGTCCCCGGCGATGACCCAGCCGATGGCCCCGGTGCGACCCCAGGGCCCGTCCCCGATGGGTCAGGCTCCCTCGCCGATGCGTGGGTTCCTCATCGACGAGGACGACAACTGA
- the pgeF gene encoding peptidoglycan editing factor PgeF, which translates to MIGQRDTVDGAHFAFTDRWGGVSAVPYEELNLGGAVGDDPEAVRTNRELAAKSLGLDAGRVVWMNQVHGDDVAVVDGPWDSAAPIPSVDAIVTRRRGLALAVLTADCVPVLLADPVAGVAAAAHAGRPGMVAGVVPAALRAMMELGAEPDRIVARTGPAVCGRCYEVPEAMRAEVAAVEPEAYAETSWGTPAVDVAAGVHAQLTRLGVRDREQSPVCTLESGDHFSYRRDRTTGRLAGYVWLD; encoded by the coding sequence GTGATAGGACAGCGCGACACCGTGGACGGCGCGCACTTCGCCTTCACCGACCGGTGGGGCGGGGTGAGCGCCGTTCCGTACGAGGAGCTCAACCTCGGCGGGGCGGTCGGCGACGACCCCGAGGCGGTACGGACCAATCGGGAGCTGGCCGCGAAGTCCCTGGGCCTCGACGCCGGCCGGGTGGTCTGGATGAACCAGGTGCACGGGGACGACGTGGCCGTCGTCGACGGACCCTGGGACTCCGCCGCGCCGATCCCGTCGGTCGACGCGATCGTGACCCGTCGGCGCGGCCTCGCCCTCGCCGTCCTCACCGCCGACTGCGTGCCGGTCCTGCTGGCCGACCCCGTCGCCGGGGTCGCCGCCGCGGCCCACGCCGGCCGGCCCGGCATGGTCGCCGGGGTCGTGCCCGCCGCGCTACGCGCGATGATGGAGTTGGGTGCCGAACCGGACAGGATCGTGGCCCGCACCGGACCCGCCGTGTGCGGCCGGTGCTACGAGGTGCCGGAGGCGATGCGCGCCGAGGTGGCCGCCGTCGAGCCGGAGGCGTACGCCGAGACCAGTTGGGGTACGCCCGCGGTCGACGTGGCCGCCGGCGTGCACGCCCAGCTCACCCGGCTCGGGGTGCGCGACCGGGAGCAGTCGCCGGTGTGCACGCTGGAGTCGGGCGACCACTTCTCGTACCGCCGCGACCGCACCACCGGTCGGCTCGCGGGCTATGTATGGCTGGACTGA
- a CDS encoding YggS family pyridoxal phosphate-dependent enzyme, whose product MTDRKDELGRNLAKVEERIAAACAAAGRRREEVTLIVVTKTYPAADVRMLSELGVRHVAENRDQDAAPKAAECADLPLTWHFVGQLQTNKVRSVVGYADFVQSVDRSKLVTALSKEAVRAGREVGCLIQVALDAGESARGERGGVAPGGIGELADLVAGAPGLRLEGLMTVAPLTGEFAGRELAAFERMMDLSTDLRRTHPAATMVSAGMSADLEQAVAAGATHVRVGTAVLGVRPGLG is encoded by the coding sequence ATGACGGACCGTAAGGACGAACTCGGCAGGAATCTGGCGAAAGTCGAGGAGCGGATCGCCGCCGCGTGCGCGGCCGCCGGGCGGCGGCGCGAGGAGGTGACCCTGATCGTGGTCACCAAGACCTATCCCGCGGCCGATGTGCGGATGCTGTCGGAGCTCGGTGTGCGCCATGTCGCCGAGAACCGCGACCAGGATGCCGCCCCCAAGGCGGCGGAATGCGCGGATCTGCCCCTTACTTGGCATTTCGTCGGCCAGTTGCAGACCAACAAGGTGCGCTCCGTGGTCGGTTACGCGGATTTTGTGCAGTCCGTCGATCGTTCCAAGCTCGTCACGGCCCTGTCGAAGGAGGCCGTGCGCGCCGGGCGCGAGGTGGGGTGCCTGATCCAGGTCGCGCTCGACGCGGGCGAGAGCGCGCGAGGGGAGCGGGGCGGCGTGGCGCCGGGTGGCATCGGAGAGTTGGCGGACCTCGTGGCCGGGGCCCCGGGGCTGCGGCTGGAGGGGTTGATGACGGTCGCGCCGCTCACCGGCGAGTTCGCGGGACGCGAACTGGCGGCCTTCGAGCGGATGATGGATTTGTCGACTGACCTGCGCCGGACCCATCCGGCTGCCACCATGGTCTCGGCAGGGATGAGCGCGGACCTCGAACAGGCCGTGGCGGCCGGAGCGACACATGTGCGCGTCGGCACCGCGGTACTCGGAGTCCGCCCCGGGCTCGGGTAA
- a CDS encoding YggT family protein, with translation MSVVLDVVYIALMCFLIVLIFRLVMDYVFQFARSWQPGKAMVVVLEATYTVTDPPLKLLRRFIPPLRLGGVALDLSFFVLMIIVYILISVVSRL, from the coding sequence ATGAGCGTGGTCCTGGATGTCGTCTACATCGCGCTGATGTGCTTCCTCATCGTGCTCATCTTCCGGTTGGTCATGGACTACGTCTTCCAGTTCGCCCGCTCATGGCAACCCGGCAAGGCGATGGTGGTCGTTCTGGAGGCCACCTACACTGTCACTGATCCACCGCTCAAGCTTCTGCGGCGGTTCATTCCGCCGCTGCGTCTCGGGGGCGTGGCGCTCGACCTGTCCTTCTTCGTACTGATGATCATCGTCTACATCCTGATCTCTGTCGTGAGCCGGCTGTGA
- a CDS encoding GNAT family N-acetyltransferase, whose translation MSAGYVVRVAEDEADREACFAVRKEVFVAEQGVPEDVEYDGYDAGALHVLAVREDGVPLGTGRLLYGAEVAGKTGGDPSVGSLGRLAVTREARGLGVGGALVRAIEDAARARGLAAVDLHAQTHALGFYERLGYAAYGPEFPDAGIPHQAMRRPL comes from the coding sequence ATGAGTGCTGGTTACGTCGTGCGGGTCGCCGAGGACGAGGCCGACCGCGAGGCGTGTTTCGCCGTGCGCAAGGAGGTCTTCGTCGCCGAACAGGGCGTGCCGGAGGACGTGGAGTACGACGGGTACGACGCCGGCGCGCTGCACGTGCTGGCCGTGCGGGAGGACGGTGTGCCGCTCGGGACCGGGCGGCTGCTGTACGGCGCCGAGGTGGCCGGCAAGACCGGGGGCGATCCGTCGGTCGGGTCGCTCGGGCGGCTCGCGGTGACGCGGGAGGCCCGCGGGCTCGGCGTCGGGGGCGCGCTGGTACGGGCCATCGAGGACGCGGCACGCGCGCGTGGGCTGGCGGCCGTCGACCTGCACGCGCAGACGCATGCGCTGGGGTTCTACGAGCGGCTGGGGTACGCGGCGTACGGGCCGGAGTTCCCCGACGCGGGGATACCGCACCAGGCGATGCGTCGCCCGCTCTGA
- a CDS encoding TraR/DksA family transcriptional regulator, with protein sequence MVAKKSAVQQSASGRSTSASGGTASASGGAKGAGGKKSTQGVASAARRAVGKAVKTVRGAASAGVGGKKGTGGRGKAAAERATAQGASPEGTAGARAAPEEKAAEEKAAEEKAAAKKVPAKKVSAKKASAKKPAAKKAAAETAAAAGGPARKAAAETAAAAGGPAKKASAGKTSAAQAAAAGTRAAKSAPGKKAVAGEVAGEKGAAKKAPAKKAGAGEAAGGERAAKKAVAKKAGAGRTAARKTVADQAEVARKAAASAGIPAEKAVVPEGAVAEQAVGEKVVAEKTAAKKTVAKKTAVKKTAVKKAAAKKTVAPKDAVAKKAAPGKDAVAKKAAPGKDAAAKKAEPEKDAVAVAPAPEKDAGAVAPAPGKDAVAKKKVAGKAAAGKESPTESAAAGAGAMAREAASSGEGVAAKAASGKEAVGGRAATGEGAVAARAVAGEDAAAGSAASGDEAVAPRAVAGEAVEGRAVGGAAVVGGGRERASQRAGGRSTGKKAGAARAAKQTGATTVVAKKTPGQATAAKTAVPKARGGAVEPGDLAVRPGEDPWTPEEVAEARGELTSEMERLSAEIANAESSLVGLMRDSGDGAGDDQADTGAKNITREHELALAANAREMLTQIEHALQRLDAGTYGLCENCGNPIGKARMQAFPRATLCVECKQKQERRY encoded by the coding sequence ATGGTGGCGAAGAAGTCCGCCGTACAGCAGTCGGCGTCCGGCAGGTCCACGAGTGCCTCCGGCGGGACGGCGAGTGCGTCCGGCGGGGCCAAGGGGGCTGGTGGGAAGAAGAGCACGCAGGGGGTCGCGTCGGCCGCGAGGCGCGCGGTGGGCAAGGCCGTGAAGACGGTGCGGGGGGCGGCTTCGGCGGGGGTGGGCGGGAAGAAGGGCACCGGCGGGAGGGGGAAGGCGGCTGCGGAGCGGGCGACGGCCCAGGGGGCGAGTCCGGAGGGGACGGCCGGGGCTCGGGCGGCGCCTGAGGAGAAGGCGGCTGAGGAGAAGGCGGCTGAGGAGAAGGCGGCTGCGAAGAAGGTGCCTGCGAAGAAGGTGTCGGCGAAGAAGGCGTCCGCGAAGAAGCCGGCGGCCAAGAAGGCGGCTGCCGAGACGGCGGCTGCCGCGGGTGGGCCGGCCAGGAAGGCGGCTGCCGAGACGGCGGCTGCCGCGGGTGGGCCGGCCAAGAAGGCGTCTGCCGGGAAGACCTCCGCCGCCCAGGCAGCGGCTGCCGGGACGCGGGCGGCCAAGAGCGCGCCGGGCAAGAAGGCCGTGGCCGGAGAGGTGGCGGGGGAGAAGGGCGCGGCGAAGAAGGCGCCGGCGAAGAAGGCCGGGGCGGGGGAGGCGGCGGGCGGGGAGCGCGCTGCGAAGAAGGCTGTGGCCAAGAAGGCCGGGGCCGGGAGGACGGCTGCCAGGAAGACGGTGGCGGACCAGGCGGAGGTGGCGCGGAAGGCGGCGGCCTCCGCGGGAATACCGGCCGAGAAGGCGGTGGTCCCTGAGGGCGCGGTGGCCGAGCAGGCCGTCGGCGAGAAGGTCGTGGCCGAGAAGACGGCTGCGAAGAAGACGGTTGCGAAGAAGACGGCTGTGAAGAAGACGGCTGTGAAGAAGGCCGCCGCCAAGAAGACCGTGGCACCGAAGGACGCCGTGGCGAAGAAGGCGGCGCCCGGGAAGGACGCCGTGGCGAAGAAGGCGGCGCCCGGGAAGGACGCCGCGGCCAAGAAGGCGGAGCCGGAGAAGGACGCCGTGGCGGTGGCACCGGCGCCGGAGAAGGATGCCGGGGCGGTGGCACCGGCGCCGGGAAAGGACGCCGTGGCGAAGAAGAAGGTGGCCGGGAAGGCGGCCGCGGGTAAGGAGAGCCCGACCGAGTCGGCCGCGGCGGGTGCCGGAGCCATGGCCCGAGAAGCCGCCTCGAGCGGGGAGGGCGTGGCGGCGAAGGCTGCGTCGGGTAAGGAAGCCGTGGGCGGGAGGGCCGCGACGGGTGAGGGCGCCGTAGCCGCGAGGGCTGTGGCCGGTGAGGACGCCGCGGCCGGGAGCGCTGCGTCTGGTGACGAGGCCGTGGCCCCGAGGGCTGTGGCTGGTGAGGCGGTGGAGGGCCGTGCCGTTGGTGGTGCGGCCGTCGTCGGTGGAGGTCGGGAGCGCGCCTCGCAGCGGGCGGGCGGGCGGAGTACGGGCAAGAAGGCGGGCGCGGCGCGGGCCGCGAAGCAGACGGGAGCCACGACGGTGGTTGCGAAGAAGACCCCTGGTCAGGCCACGGCGGCGAAGACCGCCGTCCCCAAGGCGCGGGGCGGCGCGGTGGAGCCGGGCGATCTGGCGGTGCGCCCCGGCGAGGACCCCTGGACCCCGGAAGAGGTCGCGGAGGCCCGCGGGGAACTGACGTCCGAGATGGAGCGACTGAGCGCCGAGATCGCCAACGCCGAGTCGTCCCTCGTCGGCCTGATGCGGGACTCCGGGGACGGCGCAGGCGACGACCAGGCCGACACCGGCGCGAAGAACATCACGCGCGAGCACGAGCTGGCCCTCGCCGCCAACGCGCGCGAGATGCTCACCCAGATCGAGCACGCCCTGCAACGCCTCGACGCCGGCACCTACGGTCTCTGCGAGAACTGCGGCAACCCCATCGGCAAGGCCCGTATGCAGGCCTTCCCCCGGGCCACCCTGTGCGTCGAGTGCAAGCAGAAGCAGGAGCGCCGGTACTGA
- a CDS encoding cell division protein SepF gives MAGAMRKMAVYLGLVEDDGYDGRGFDPDDDFEPELDPEPERDHRRHESSHQPHSAHQSQRDEPVRVVQPPAPRDPVAHAASLPAESGRPARIAPVASITQERASLEKNAPVIMPKVVSEREPYRITTLHPRTYNEARTIGEHFREGTPVIMNLTEMDDTDAKRLVDFAAGLVFGLHGSIERVTQKVFLLSPANVDVTAEDKARIAEGGFFNQS, from the coding sequence ATGGCCGGCGCGATGCGCAAGATGGCGGTCTACCTCGGCCTCGTGGAGGACGATGGGTACGACGGCCGGGGATTCGACCCCGACGACGACTTCGAACCCGAACTCGACCCGGAGCCCGAACGGGACCACCGGCGGCACGAGTCGTCGCACCAGCCCCACAGTGCACATCAGTCCCAAAGGGACGAACCGGTGCGAGTGGTGCAGCCTCCCGCGCCCCGCGATCCGGTCGCTCACGCCGCTTCGCTCCCCGCGGAATCCGGACGCCCGGCGCGCATCGCGCCCGTGGCATCCATCACACAAGAACGCGCAAGCCTGGAGAAGAACGCACCGGTGATCATGCCCAAGGTCGTGTCGGAACGAGAGCCGTACCGGATCACCACGCTTCACCCGCGGACCTACAACGAAGCCCGTACCATCGGGGAACACTTCCGTGAGGGTACCCCGGTGATCATGAACTTGACTGAGATGGATGACACAGATGCCAAGCGACTTGTCGACTTTGCGGCGGGTTTGGTGTTTGGTCTTCACGGCAGTATCGAGCGGGTGACGCAGAAGGTGTTCCTGTTGTCTCCTGCTAACGTCGATGTCACGGCGGAGGACAAGGCCCGCATCGCAGAGGGCGGGTTCTTCAACCAGAGCTGA
- the ileS gene encoding isoleucine--tRNA ligase, protein MTTYRQVPAQVDLPALEHAVLDFWREQKIFAKSLEQSEGRPEWVFYEGPPTANGMPGAHHIEARVFKDVFPRFRTMRGYHVARKAGWDCHGLPVELAVEKELGFSGKKDIEAYGIAEFNAKCRESVLRHTDAFSELTTRMGYWVDLDEAYVTMEPEYIESVWWSLKEIFNKGLLVQDHRVAPWCPRCGTGLSDHELAQGYETVVDPSVYVRFPLTSGPLAGEAALLVWTTTPWTLVSNTAVAAHPEVTYVVATNGEEKLVVAQPLVEKALGEGWETTGRTFTGAEMERWTYQRPFELVEFPEGTQAHFVVNAEYVTTEDGTGLVHQSPAFGEDDLKVCRSYGLPVVNPVRPDGTFEEDLPLVGGAFFKKADEKLTEDLGERGLLFKHLPYEHSYPHCWRCHTALLYYAQPSWYIRTTAIKDRLLEENERTNWYPDTVKHGRYGDWLNNNIDWALSRNRYWGTPLPIWRCEDDHLTVVGSRAELTELTGTDQSGLDPHRPYIDEVTFACPQCEKTATRVPEVIDAWYDSGSMPFAQWGYPYKNKELFESRYPAQFISEAIDQTRGWFYTLMAVGTLVFDKSSYENVVCLGHILAEDGRKMSKHLGNILQPIPLMDQHGADAVRWFMAAGGSPWAARRVGHGTIQEVVRKTLLTYWNTVAFQALYARTSSWAPSEADPAPADRPLLDRWLLSELHALTDQVTQSLEAYDTQRAGKLLSAFVDDLSNWYVRRSRRRFWQGDKAALRTLHEVVETVTKLMAPLTPFITERVWQDLIVPVTPGAPESVHLSSWPETDLGAIDPELSKQMVLVRRLVELGRATRAESGVKTRQPLQRALIAAAGFDALSPELHTQITEELNVESLASLSEVGGSLVDTTAKANFRALGKRFGKRVQDVAKAVAHADAAELSLALREGTASVEVDGETITLAPDEVIITETPREGWSVASDSGATVALDLEITEELRRAGLARDAIRLIQEARKNSGLDVADRIALRWTATDPATIAALGDHAALIADEVLATDFAQGEADDSYGAPFTDEALTLAFRLRKA, encoded by the coding sequence ATGACGACGTACCGCCAGGTGCCCGCCCAGGTCGACCTGCCCGCCCTTGAGCACGCCGTGCTCGACTTCTGGCGCGAGCAGAAGATCTTTGCCAAGAGCCTGGAGCAGTCCGAGGGCCGCCCCGAGTGGGTGTTCTACGAAGGCCCCCCCACCGCGAACGGCATGCCGGGCGCCCACCACATCGAGGCCCGCGTCTTCAAGGACGTCTTCCCCCGCTTCCGCACCATGCGCGGCTACCACGTGGCCCGCAAGGCCGGCTGGGACTGCCACGGCCTCCCCGTGGAACTGGCGGTGGAGAAGGAGCTGGGCTTCTCCGGCAAGAAGGACATCGAGGCGTACGGCATCGCCGAGTTCAACGCCAAGTGCCGCGAGTCCGTGCTCCGCCACACCGACGCCTTCTCCGAGCTGACGACCCGCATGGGCTACTGGGTCGACCTCGACGAGGCGTACGTGACCATGGAGCCCGAGTACATCGAGTCGGTCTGGTGGTCGCTGAAGGAGATCTTCAACAAGGGACTCCTCGTCCAGGACCACCGCGTCGCCCCCTGGTGCCCCCGCTGCGGCACCGGCCTGTCCGACCACGAGCTGGCCCAGGGCTACGAGACGGTCGTCGACCCCTCCGTCTACGTCCGCTTCCCCCTGACCTCCGGCCCCCTCGCCGGCGAGGCCGCGCTCCTGGTGTGGACGACGACCCCGTGGACCCTCGTCTCCAACACCGCCGTCGCCGCCCACCCCGAGGTCACCTACGTCGTCGCGACGAACGGCGAGGAGAAGCTGGTCGTCGCACAGCCGCTGGTCGAGAAGGCCCTCGGCGAGGGCTGGGAGACCACCGGCCGGACCTTCACCGGCGCGGAGATGGAGCGCTGGACGTACCAGCGCCCCTTCGAGCTGGTCGAGTTCCCCGAGGGCACGCAGGCCCACTTCGTGGTCAACGCCGAGTACGTCACCACCGAGGACGGCACCGGCCTCGTCCACCAGTCCCCCGCCTTCGGTGAGGACGACCTCAAGGTCTGCCGCTCCTACGGCCTGCCCGTGGTGAACCCGGTCCGCCCGGACGGCACCTTCGAGGAGGACCTCCCCCTCGTCGGCGGCGCCTTCTTCAAGAAGGCCGACGAGAAGCTCACCGAGGACCTCGGCGAGCGCGGCCTGCTCTTCAAGCACCTGCCGTACGAGCACAGCTACCCGCACTGCTGGCGCTGCCACACCGCGCTGCTGTACTACGCGCAGCCGTCCTGGTACATCCGCACGACGGCCATCAAGGACCGCCTGCTGGAGGAGAACGAGCGGACCAACTGGTACCCGGACACGGTCAAGCACGGCCGCTACGGGGACTGGCTCAACAACAACATCGACTGGGCGCTGTCCCGCAACCGCTACTGGGGCACCCCACTGCCGATCTGGCGCTGCGAGGACGACCACCTCACGGTCGTCGGCTCCCGCGCCGAGCTCACCGAGCTGACCGGCACCGACCAGTCCGGCCTCGACCCGCACCGCCCGTACATCGACGAGGTCACCTTCGCCTGCCCGCAGTGCGAGAAGACGGCCACACGCGTGCCGGAGGTCATCGACGCCTGGTACGACTCGGGTTCGATGCCGTTCGCGCAGTGGGGCTACCCGTACAAGAACAAGGAACTCTTCGAGTCCCGCTACCCGGCACAGTTCATCAGCGAGGCCATCGACCAGACGCGCGGCTGGTTCTACACGCTGATGGCCGTCGGCACCCTGGTCTTCGACAAGTCGTCGTACGAGAACGTCGTCTGCCTCGGCCACATCCTCGCCGAGGACGGCCGCAAGATGTCCAAGCACCTGGGCAACATCCTCCAGCCGATCCCGCTCATGGACCAGCACGGCGCCGACGCGGTCCGCTGGTTCATGGCGGCCGGCGGCTCCCCGTGGGCGGCCCGCCGCGTCGGCCACGGCACCATCCAGGAGGTCGTCCGCAAGACGCTCCTCACCTACTGGAACACGGTCGCCTTCCAGGCCCTGTACGCGCGGACGTCGAGCTGGGCCCCGTCCGAGGCCGACCCGGCCCCGGCCGACCGCCCGCTGCTCGACCGCTGGCTGCTGTCCGAACTGCACGCGCTGACCGACCAGGTGACGCAGTCCCTGGAGGCGTACGACACCCAGCGCGCCGGCAAGCTGCTGTCGGCGTTCGTCGACGACCTGTCGAACTGGTACGTGCGCCGCTCCCGGCGCCGGTTCTGGCAGGGCGACAAGGCGGCGCTGCGCACCCTGCACGAGGTCGTCGAGACGGTCACGAAGCTGATGGCCCCGCTGACCCCGTTCATCACCGAGCGGGTCTGGCAGGACCTGATCGTGCCGGTCACGCCCGGCGCGCCGGAGTCGGTGCACCTGTCCTCCTGGCCGGAGACCGACCTGGGCGCCATCGACCCGGAGCTGTCGAAGCAGATGGTGCTGGTGCGCCGCCTGGTGGAGCTGGGCCGGGCCACCCGCGCGGAGTCCGGCGTCAAGACGCGTCAGCCGCTGCAGCGCGCGCTGATCGCCGCGGCCGGCTTCGACGCCCTCTCCCCCGAGCTGCACACGCAGATCACGGAGGAGCTGAACGTCGAGTCGCTCGCGTCCCTGAGCGAGGTCGGCGGCTCCCTGGTCGACACGACGGCCAAGGCGAACTTCCGCGCGCTGGGCAAGCGGTTCGGCAAGCGCGTCCAGGACGTCGCCAAGGCCGTCGCCCACGCGGACGCGGCCGAGCTGTCCCTCGCCCTGCGCGAGGGCACGGCATCCGTGGAGGTCGACGGCGAGACGATCACCCTGGCCCCGGACGAGGTCATCATCACGGAGACCCCGCGCGAGGGCTGGTCGGTGGCGTCCGACTCCGGTGCCACGGTCGCCCTGGACCTGGAGATCACGGAGGAGCTGCGCCGGGCGGGCCTCGCCCGGGACGCGATCCGCCTGATCCAGGAGGCCCGCAAGAACAGCGGCCTCGACGTCGCCGACCGCATCGCGCTGCGCTGGACCGCGACCGACCCGGCGACGATCGCCGCGCTCGGCGACCACGCCGCGCTGATCGCCGACGAGGTCCTGGCGACGGACTTCGCCCAGGGCGAGGCGGACGACAGCTACGGCGCCCCCTTCACGGACGAGGCCCTGACGCTGGCGTTCCGCCTGCGCAAGGCGTAG